One genomic window of Glycine max cultivar Williams 82 chromosome 16, Glycine_max_v4.0, whole genome shotgun sequence includes the following:
- the LOC100799814 gene encoding probable L-gulonolactone oxidase 6 — protein sequence MPFLSLTMMSNIAFRLTLVFLLFSAVLSTPPEDPIKCATSENTTCTITNSYGAFPDRSICKAAQVLYPTTEQELVSVVASATRNKTKMKVATRFSHSIPKLVCPEGENGLLISTKYLNKILKVDVETRTMTVESGVTLQQLINEAAKVGLALPYAPYWWGLTIGGLMGTGAHGSTLRGKGSAVHDYVVGIRIVRPAGSEDGYAKVEILNEQHQDLSAAKVSLGVLGVISQITLKLEPLFKRSITYVEKDDSDLGDQAAAFGDAHEFGDILWYPSQRKVLYRVDDRVPTNTSGNGLYDIISFRPTPSNTSAFIRTREDIQESTKDANGKCIDATTTTDTFITEAYGLTNNGIIFTGYPVIGFQNRLQSSGSCLDSPQDALNTTCAWDPRVKGLFFYQTAFSIKLSFVKSFIEDVQKLVELEPKGLCVLGLYNGMLMRYVTASSAYLGHQEDALDIDITYYRSKDPMAPRLYEDILEEIEQVGIFKYGGLPHWGKNRNLAFKGVIKKYKDAKKFLKVKEKYDSHGLFSNTWTDQVLGLKDGVTILKDGCALEGLCICSQDSHCNPSKGYYCRPGKVYKKARVCTHLK from the exons ATGCCATTTTTAAGCTTGACAATGATGTCAAACATAGCCTTCAGATTAACTCttgtctttcttttattttctgcgGTGCTCTCTACTCCTCCAGAGGATCCAATCAAGTGCGCCACTTCAGAGAACACAACCTGCACTATCACAAACTCCTATGGCGCCTTCCCTGATCGAAGCATTTGCAAAGCTGCTCAAGTGTTGTACCCCACCACCGAGCAAGAGCTTGTGTCAGTGGTTGCATCAGCAACcagaaacaaaaccaagatgaaAGTAGCTACCCGTTTTTCCCACAGCATCCCCAAGCTGGTGTGCCCAGAAGGCGAAAATGGGTTGTTAATAAGCACCAAATATCTCAACAAAATATTGAAGGTTGATGTGGAAACAAGAACAATGACTGTGGAGAGTGGTGTGACTCTGCAGCAACTTATAAATGAGGCTGCAAAGGTAGGGTTGGCCTTGCCATATGCACCATATTGGTGGGGTTTGACCATTGGAGGGCTTATGGGAACTGGTGCTCATGGAAGCACTTTGCGGGGGAAGGGAAGTGCTGTCCATGATTATGTGGTGGGGATTAGGATTGTAAGGCCTGCAGGTTCTGAAGATGGATATGCTAAGGTTGAGATCCTAAATGAACAGCATCAAGATTTAAGTGCAGCCAAAGTATCACTCGGTGTGCTGGGAGTTATTTCACAG ATTACTCTAAAACTAGAACCCCTCTTCAAGCGATCCATCACTTATGTGGAAAAAGATGATTCAGATTTGGGAGACCAAGCTGCTGCTTTTGGAGATGCACATGAGTTTGGAGATATACTGTGGTACCCAAGTCAACGCAAGGTTCTCTATCGTGTTGATGATCGTGTCCCAACTAATACATCGGGAAATGGTCTTTACGACATTATTTCTTTCCGTCCCACTCCTTCAAATACGTCGGCTTTCATAAGAACCAGAG AGGATATTCAAGAATCCACTAAAGATGCCAATGGAAAGTGCATAGATGCAACTACCACAACGGACACCTTCATCACCGAAGCTTATGGTCTTACTAACAATG GTATAATCTTCACTGGATACCCAGTAATTGGATTTCAAAACCGCCTTCAATCATCTGGGTCATGCTTGGATAGTCCTCAAGACGCATTGAACACAACATGTGCCTGGGATCCGAGGGTGAAAGGCTTGTTCTTTTACCAAACCGCATTTAGCATTAAGTTGTCCTTTGTAAAAAGCTTTATTGAAGATGTGCAAAAGCTAGTTGAATTGGAGCCAAAGGGATTATGTGTCTTAGGGCTTTACAATGGAATGTTAATGCGCTATGTCACGGCTTCAAGTGCCTACTTGGGGCACCAAGAGGATGCTTTAGACATTGATATCACCTACTACCGTAGCAAAGACCCAATGGCTCCCAGGCTTTATGAAGACATTCTTGAAGAGATTGAACAAGTTGGGATTTTCAAATATGGAGGGCTACCTCATTGGGGTAAGAATAGAAACTTGGCGTTTAAAGGAGTCATCAAGAAGTACAAAGATGCAAAGAAATTTTTGAAGGTTAAAGAGAAGTATGATTCGCATGGGCTTTTCTCAAATACGTGGACAGACCAAGTGTTGGGGCTAAAAGATGGAGTGACAATACTGAAGGATGGGTGTGCATTAGAAGGTTTGTGTATTTGCTCCCAGGATAGTCATTGCAATCCAAGCAAAGGTTACTATTGCAGGCCAGGCAAAGTTTACAAGAAAGCAAGGGTTTGTACTCATTTGAAATGA
- the LOC100789425 gene encoding probable L-gulonolactone oxidase 6: protein MKVATRFSHSIPKLVCPEGENGLLISTKYLNKILKVDVETRTMTVESGVTLQQLINEAAKVGLALPYAPYWWGLTIGGLMGTGAHGSTLRGKGSAVHDYVVELRIVRPAGPEDGYAMVENLNEQHEDLNAAKVSLGVLGVISQITLKLEPLFKRSITYVAKDDSDLGGQVVAFGDAHEFADITWYPSQHKAIYRVDDRVPINTSGNGLYDFIPFRPTPSLASVFIRTTEEIQESTNDANGKCIVASTASNTLITAAYGLTNNGIIFAGYPIIGFQNRLQSSGSCLDSLQDALITTCAWDPRMKGLFFHQTTFSIRLSFVKSFIEDVQKLVELEPKGLCVLGLYNGMLMRYVTASSAYLGHQENALDIDITYYRSKDPMTPRLYEDILEEVEQLGIFKYGGLPHWGKNRNLAFEGAIKKYKSAEYFLKVKEKYDLDGLFSSTWTDQVLGLKDGVTILKDGCALEGLCICLQDSHCNPSKGYYCRPGKVYKEARVCTNLK, encoded by the exons atgaaAGTAGCTACCCGTTTTTCCCACAGCATCCCCAAGCTGGTGTGCCCAGAAGGCGAAAATGGGTTGTTAATAAGCACCAAATATCTCAACAAAATATTGAAGGTTGATGTGGAAACAAGAACAATGACTGTGGAGAGTGGTGTGACTCTGCAGCAACTTATAAATGAGGCTGCAAAGGTAGGGTTGGCCTTGCCATATGCACCATATTGGTGGGGTTTGACCATTGGAGGGCTTATGGGAACTGGTGCTCATGGAAGTACTTTGCGGGGGAAGGGAAGTGCTGTCCATGATTATGTGGTGGAGCTTAGGATTGTTCGGCCTGCTGGTCCTGAAGATGGCTATGCTATGGTTGAGAACCTCAATGAACAACATGAAGATCTCAATGCAGCCAAAGTATCACTCGGTGTGCTGGGGGTTATTTCACAG ATTACTCTAAAACTAGAACCCCTCTTCAAGCGATCCATCACGTATGTGGCAAAAGATGATTCAGATTTGGGAGGCCAAGTGGTTGCTTTTGGAGATGCACACGAGTTTGCAGATATAACATGGTACCCAAGTCAACACAAGGCTATCTATCGTGTTGATGATCGTGTCCCAATTAATACATCAGGCAATGGTCTTTACGACTTTATCCCTTTTCGTCCCACTCCTTCACTTGCATCGGTTTTCATAAGAACCACAG AGGAAATTCAAGAATCCACTAATGATGCCAATGGAAAGTGCATAGTTGCTAGTACCGCATCAAATACCCTTATCACCGCAGCTTATGGACTTACTAACAATG GTATAATCTTCGCTGGATACCCTATAATTGGATTTCAGAATCGCCTTCAATCATCTGGGTCATGCTTGGATAGTCTTCAAGATGCATTGATCACAACATGTGCCTGGGATCCTAGGATGAAGGGCTTGTTCTTTCACCAAACCACATTTAGCATTAGGTTGTCCTTTGTAAAAAGCTTTATTGAAGATGTGCAAAAGCTAGTTGAATTGGAGCCAAAGGGATTATGTGTCTTAGGGCTTTACAATGGAATGCTCATGCGCTATGTCACGGCTTCAAGTGCCTATTTGGGGCACCAAGAAAATGCTTTAGACATTGATATCACCTACTACCGTAGCAAGGATCCAATGACTCCTAGACTTTACGAAGACATTCTTGAAGAGGTTGAACAACTTGGGATTTTCAAATATGGAGGACTACCTCATTGGGGTAAGAATAGGAACTTGGCATTTGAAGGAGCCATCAAGAAGTACAAAAGTGCCGAGTATTTTTTGAAGGTTAAAGAGAAGTATGATTTGGATGGGCTTTTCTCAAGTACGTGGACAGACCAAGTGTTGGGGCTAAAAGATGGAGTGACAATATTGAAGGATGGGTGTGCATTAGAAGGTTTATGTATTTGCTTGCAAGATAGTCATTGCAATCCAAGTAAAGGTTACTATTGCAGGCCAGGCAAAGTTTATAAGGAAGCAAGGGTTTGTACTAATTTGAAATGA